The following are encoded in a window of Phocoena phocoena chromosome 2, mPhoPho1.1, whole genome shotgun sequence genomic DNA:
- the SERPINA4 gene encoding LOW QUALITY PROTEIN: kallistatin (The sequence of the model RefSeq protein was modified relative to this genomic sequence to represent the inferred CDS: inserted 1 base in 1 codon; deleted 1 base in 1 codon; substituted 3 bases at 3 genomic stop codons), which yields MSPRKLPSRVHLRAQKLQLTDCLLLRLAGLLVLSRGQWHXKHHGQGHIHCPHQEAPGTGSPSLKVTAGNTAFAVRFYHLMASQPYGSNVFSPLSISAAYAMLSLGVRXQSRTQILEGLGFNLTEVSVSDMHRGFQHLLHTLHLPADRLEIRVDSTLLLSLELPLLPRFLNDSMTVYESRLFHTNFDDSEGTTQLINNQVREETRGKIVDLVNELSTDTTMVLVNYIYFKDKSLWETPSIPLMTSPHDFYVDEDTVVKVPVMLQDTQHHWYLHARYLLCSVLWMDYKGNATTLFILPNXGKMEQVEEVLTPEMLTRWGNLLQKRYFYGKLKSYSPKFSISGSYKLDQILPKLGITDLFSXRADLSGITGQLNLQVSKSFHKAILVVDEVGTQAAAATSGFVTFWSQDNHQALPCGDLFHQHQSILFLGKVVNSTKP from the exons ATGTCGCCCAGGAAGCTGCCTTCCCGAGTTC ACCTGAGAGCACAGAAGTTGCAGCTTACCGACTGCCTGCTCCTCCGTCTGGCTGGACTACTGGTCCTTTCTCGAGGTCAGTGGC CCAAGCATCACGGCCAGGGTCACATCCACTGCCCCCATCAGGAGGCTCCGGGCACAGGCTCCCCCAGCCTCAAGGTCACTGCAGGCAATACTGCCTTTGCTGTCCGCTTCTACCACCTGATGGCTTCCCAACCCTACGGGAGCAACGTCTTCTCCCCGCTGAGCATCTCCGCCGCCTACGCCATGCTGTCCCTGGGGGTCCGCTAGCAGAGCCGGACCCAGATCCTCGAGGGTCTCGGCTTCAATCTCACAGAGGTGTCAGTATCTGACATGCACAGGGGCTTCCAGCACCTTCTGCACACTCTCCACCTCCCGGCCGACAGGCTGGAGATACGTGTGGACAGCACCCTGTTGTTGAGCCTGGAGCTGCCACTCCTTCCGAGATTCCTTAATGACTCCATGACCGTCTATGAGTCCAGACTCTTCCACACCAACTTCGACGACTCTGAGGGCACAACCCAGCTTATCAACAACCAAGTCAGGGAGGAAACTCGAGGGAAGATTGTGGATTTGGTCAACGAGCTCAGCACGGATACCACGATGGTGCTGGTGAATTACATTTACTTCAAAGATAAGA gTCTGTGGGAGACACCATCCATCCCCTTGATGACCTCTCCCCATGACTTCTATGTTGATGAGGATACAGTAGTCAAGGTGCCTGTGATGCTGCAGGATACCCAACACCACTGGTATCTTCACGCCAGATATTTGCTCTGTTCAGTGTTATGGATGGATTACAAAGGAAACGCAACAACCCTTTTCATCCTTCCTAACTGAGGGAAAATGGAGCAGGTGGAAGAGGTTTTGACTCCAGAGATGCTGACAAGGTGG GGTAATCTGCTTCAGAAGAG GTATTTTTACGGGAAGCTCAAGTCGTATAGCCCCAAATTCTCCATTTCTGGCTCCTATAAATTAGATCAGATTTTGCCCAAGCTGGGCATCACGGACTTGTTCTCGTAGCGGGCTGACTTGTCTGGCATCACTGGACAGCTAAACCTGCAGGTGTCCAAG AGTTTCCACAAAGCCATCCTGGTGGTGGATGAGGTTGGCACCCAGGCTGCAGCAGCCACCAGTGGCTTTGTCACCTTCTGGTCCCAGGACAATCACCAGGCCCTTCCTTGTGGAGATCTTTTCCACCAACACCAGAGCATCCTCTTTCTGGGAAAGGTTGTCAACTCCACGAAGCCATAG